From a region of the Vanessa atalanta chromosome 13, ilVanAtal1.2, whole genome shotgun sequence genome:
- the LOC125068410 gene encoding uncharacterized protein LOC125068410, with protein sequence MVRITAVLSRVPVIKFRKGLGSSNAPSPPPAAAGPAAASAQSSVQSQPAAAMSSAPISDIDLPLRYRRRPLSQEEIDHINGGGVV encoded by the exons ATGGTGCGAATAACAGCTGTACTATCTAGAGTCCCAGTAATTAAATTTCGGAAAGGACTAGGTTCATCCAATGCCCCTTCGCCGCCTCCTGCTGCAGCAGGTCCCGCGGCAGCATCAGCGCAATCG TCGGTTCAATCTCAACCTGCAGCAGCAATGAGCAGTGCTCCTATTTCTGACATTGATTTACCACTACGCTACAGACGACGACCATTATCGCAAGAAGAGATCGATCACATCAACGGCGGAGGAGTTGTTTAG
- the LOC125068467 gene encoding THO complex subunit 5 homolog, translating into MGKDDVSTKKRRKLNTTSSENTKQSPTDIYKRVIEFEETEAQLRSAEKDSALFKKICHDVRQLFADIAELKAKGTDEAKEKITAKRIEASLHLVALKKLNRLEKVRTRAGRDALHKEKQRVDSTHLLLQNLLYEADHLNKEVTKCLQFKSKDEEIELISMEEFYKDAPIEISRPEITKTDEHQLQLARLEWELRQRRELAGACSELVASKERVAAAIAAARSRLDALAPHLKDVLKATKPLQECLALRLDEKRDETRAATLLSPPLFLLYANANAYSDALGSKNVSVGISGDEDEARRIDQLSNVESELVVSNDSDSDQENNDEDQRDSKKKRHHRSSKISKEEKAEAKKKEVLKKHPLNVQVTITNSDGTALNLIFSYMIHLKIVVVKFTMNFPKPITGVSAADVLNGDCVLNELYVGDTGNDSPHPATAYLLKAAGISENFPHFISEVGKPYIWAQRMCGLDFMAVSVDTQKCNKNFLPCQSLSVASVENFIFTLKKRLRARIDLMKELQDLECGKVLPAKGLSCPVRLSGSLTQWQTVSWHEYSQALSTSFVISEGLVTPDNMLYRAIITRQSAKLVAMVAVSSDYPKQAPIFSLTLHWNGTHHAGTSDDIRDIERVINTNWQNTEKRLCTLSTQMMKLLTCLDVLLETMGSSEFPPDKVMLQSIRGRNRMKPYKYLKQGTGIFVQY; encoded by the exons ATGGGTAAAGACGATGTATCAACTAAGAAGCGGCGTAAATTAAACACAACATCTAGCGAAAATACTAAACAGTCACCAACAGATATATATAAG AGAGTAATCGAATTCGAAGAAACCGAAGCACAACTACGTTCTGCTGAAAAAGATTCTGCTCTGTTTAAAAAGATATGCCATGATGTGAGACAGCTGTTTGCAGATATTGCCGAATTAAAAGCCAAAGGAACAGACGAG GCAAAGGAAAAAATTACTGCAAAAAGAATTGAAGCATCATTACATTTGGTAGCATTAAAGAAGCTTAATCGCTTAGAAAAAGTCCGTACAAGAGCTGGCCGTGATGCATTACACAAAGAAAAACAAAGAGTGGATTCCACACATTTACTTTTACAAAATTTGCTATATGAGGCtgatcatttaaataaagaagtaactaaatgtttacaatttaaatctAAGGATGAAGAAATAGAATTGATATCTATGGAAGAATTTTATAAAGATGCACCTATTGAAATTTCACGACca GAAATTACAAAAACTGATGAGCATCAATTGCAACTAGCAAGACTTGAGTGGGAACTGCGTCAACGTAGAGAACTGGCCGGAGCATGCAGTGAGTTAGTTGCTTCCAAAGAACGTGTGGCTGCAGCCATAGCTGCTGCCCGCTCTAGATTAGATGCTTTGGCTCCGCATCTTAAGGATGTATTAAAGGCCACAAAGCCTCTCCAAGAATGTTTAGCATTAAGACTAGATGAAAAAAGAGATGAAACTAGAGCTGCAACACTTCTTTCACCACCTTTGTTTTTGCTCTATGCTAATGCCAACGCATATTCGGATGCTCTTGGTTCCAAAAATGTTTCTGTTG gtatatCTGGAGATGAAGATGAAGCAAGAAGAATTGATCAACTCTCAAATGTTGAAAGTGAATTAGTTGTTTCAAATGATTCTGATTCAGATCAAGAAAATAATGATGAAGATCAAAGAGATTCTAAGAAGAAGCGGCATCACAGGTCATCTAAAATATCAAAAGAGGAGAAAGCAGAAGCTAAGAAAAAGGAAGTTCTCAAAAAACACCCATTAAATGTTCAAGTGACTATTACTAATAGTGATGGCACTGCATTAAATCTTATCTTTTCATACATGATACATCTTAAAATAGTAGTGGTCAAATTTACTATGAATTTTCCAAAACCTATTACTGGAGTGTCTGCTGCAGATGTTTTGAATGGTGATTGTGTTTTGAATGAACTATATGTAGGTGACACGGGTAATGACTCACCACATCCAGCAACTGCTTACTTATTGAAAGCTGCTGGTATATCAGAAAATTTTCCACATTTTATTTCAGAAGTTGGTAAACCATACATATGGGCTCAGAGAATGTGTGGTCTAGATTTTATGGCAGTATCTGTAGATACtcaaaaatgcaataaaaatttcCTTCCTTGTCAAAGTCTTAGTGTTGCAagtgttgaaaattttatttttactttaaagaaaAGACTGAGAGCTAGGATTGATTTAATGAAAGAATTGCAAGATTTAGAATGTGGTAAAGTTCTACCTGCAAAGGGCTTATCGTGTCCAGTAAGATTATCCGGTTCTTTGACTCAATGGCAAACTGTGTCTTGGCATGAATACAGTCAAGCTCTTTCAACATCATTTGTTATATCTGAAGGGTTAGTGACTCCTGATAATATGCTGTACCGTGCAATTATCACAAGACAGTCTGCTAAACTTGTTGCAATGGTAGCAGTTAGTAGTGATTACCCAAAGCAAGCACCTATCTTTTCGTTAACTTTACACTGGAATGGAACACACCATGCTGGCACAAGTGATGACATTAGAGATATAGAACGAGTAATAAATACCAATTGGCAAAATACAGAAAAAAGGCTGTGCACTCTTTCCACTCAAATGATGAAACTGTTAACATGTTTGGATGTTCTTTTGGAGACTATGGGTTCCTCAGAATTTCCTCCAGATAAAGTTATGTTACAGTCTATCCGAGGAAGGAATCGAATGAAgccatataagtatttaaaacaagGTACTGGAATTTTTGTACAGTATTAA
- the LOC125068003 gene encoding enolase: MAIKSIKARQIFDSRGNPTVEVDLVTELGLFRAAVPSGASTGVHEALELRDNVKGEYHGKGVLTAIKNINSIIAPELLKQSFEVTQQKEIDQFMLNLDGTENKSKLGANAILGVSLAVAKAGAAKKGIPLYKHLADLAGNSNIVLPVPAFNVINGGSHAGNKLAMQEFMILPTGAASFSEAMRMGSEVYHHLKKIIKDKFGLDSTAVGDEGGFAPNIQNNKDALFLIQDAIKQAGYTGKIEIGMDVAASEFFKKGTYDLDFKNPNSNPADYLSSEKLAEVYLDFIKDFPMVSIEDPFDQDDWSAWASLTSRTPIQIVGDDLTVTNPKRIATAVEKKACNCLLLKVNQIGSVTESIDAHLLAKQNGWGTMVSHRSGETEDTFIADLVVGLSTGQIKTGAPCRSERLAKYNQILRIEEELGADAKYAGKNFRRPV, encoded by the exons atggCTATCAAGTCAATCAAGGCTCGTCAAATTTTTGACTCCCGTGGCAATCCTACCGTCGAAGTCGATTTG GTGACTGAACTTGGTCTCTTCCGGGCAGCAGTGCCGTCTGGGGCTTCAACTGGTGTTCACGAAGCTCTTGAATTGAGAGACAATGTCAAGGGCGAATATCATGGTAAAGGTGTTCTCACtgccattaaaaatatcaactcAATTATTGCTCCAGAGCTATTAAAACAGAGTTTCGAAGTAACTCAGCAGAAAGAA ATTGATCAATTTATGCTTAACCTTGATGGAACTGAGAACAAATCTAAACTTGGTGCCAATGCTATTCTTGGTGTTTCTCTGGCTGTAGCCAAGGCTGGTGCAGCAAAGAAGGGTATTCCCCTGTATAAACATTTGGCTGATTTAGCAGGCAACAGCAACATTGTTCTGCCAGTGCCAGCATTCAATGTCATTAATGGTGGTTCTCATGCTGGCAATAAACTTGCCATGCAAGAATTCATGATATTACCCACag gtGCTGCATCATTCAGTGAGGCTATGCGTATGGGCTCCGAAGTATACCatcatcttaaaaaaattattaaggaCAAATTTGGTTTGGACTCCACTGCTGTAGGTGATGAGGGTGGCTTTGCTCCTAACATTCAAAACAACAAGGATGCTCTGTTTCTTATTCAAGATGCTATCAAGCAAGCAGGTTACACTGGCAAG ATTGAAATTGGAATGGATGTAGCAGCATCTGAATTCTTCAAAAAGGGAACATATGATCTTGACTTCAAGAATCCCAACTCAAATCCAGCTGACTACCTATCATCAGAGAAGTTGGCTGAAGTATACTTAGACTTCATCAAAGACTTCCCCATGGTATCAATTGAAGATCCCTTTGACCAAGATGACTGGTCTGCATGGGCAAGCTTAACTTCCCGCACCCCGATCCAGATTGTGGGAGATGACCTTACT GTCACCAACCCAAAACGCATTGCAACTGCTGTTGAGAAGAAGGCATGTAACTGTCTATTGCTTAAGGTGAACCAAATTGGAAGTGTTACCGAGTCCATTGATGCTCACTTGCTGGCTAAGCAAAATGGTTGGGGCACTATGGTATCCCACAg gtCTGGTGAGACAGAAGATACATTTATTGCTGATTTGGTGGTTGGTTTGTCTACTGGGCAAATCAAGACTGGAGCTCCATGCCGCTCTGAACGTCTTGCTAAGTACAACCAGATTCTACGTATTGAGGAGGAACTTGGAGCAGATGCCAAATATGCTGGCAAAAACTTCCGTAGACCTGTTTAA
- the LOC125068280 gene encoding PRKR-interacting protein 1 homolog: MSKKDKESVEEKKPIVIKNATDLQRLKLEKLLKNPDKPVVIPEGPKQKSLAPPPDFVRNVMGSSAGAGSGEFHVYRHLRRKEYARQKFIQEKSEKEKLDDEYHRKIEENKRLADEKTAKKRAKRLKKKQKAKIKEKRPKKSDNSECNDSSQSDQDDEDEEGSPKKHENNFIASKEIS, encoded by the exons ATGAGCAAAAAAGATAAAGAATCGGTTGAAGAAAAAAAGcctattgttataaaaaatgcaaCAGATCTTCAAAGATTAAAATTAGAGAAACTGTTGAAAAAccct GATAAACCAGTGGTGATACCAGAGGGACCTAAACAAAAGTCTTTGGCTCCTCCACCAGATTTTGTTCGAAATGTTATGGGCTCTAGTGCAGGAGCAGGCTCTGGAGAGTTCCATGTATATAGGCATCTTAGAAGAAAAGAATATGCTAGACAAAAATTCATACAAGAGAAAAGTGAAAag gaaAAGCTTGATGATGAATATCATAGGaaaatagaagaaaataaaagacTTGCTGATGAAAAAACAGCGAAGAAAAGAGCTAAaagattaaagaaaaaacaaaaggcaaagataaaagaaaaacgaCCTAAGAAGTCTGATAATTCTGAATGTAATGATTCTTCACAGTCTGATCAAGATGATGAAGATGAAGAGGGGTCACcaaaaaaacatgaaaacaaTTTCATTGCATCAAAggaaatttcatga
- the LOC125068409 gene encoding uncharacterized protein LOC125068409, translating to MSEEKFELRVITYMCPTHPVELYELIIKLLEEALDCHAILQYESRSPGPISGRPDPFARDKIDLAFMTAAAYMNLKESNNEFAELLLVTPVFAHQMNVENKPGYFSDVIIHCDKKAHNVNTLLDLRGCTFACNDEQSLSGSKIVLKTLKEKGENASFFGSVLKSGSHLASAQMVLSKQADWATVDSTTLLYSKKFMQDGGKDIITLETLGRLPPYPIVVNSRLPDNIKNRITKTLLTLPDTPEWKRKFAKFGLIKFHSNNNGAYDGPAAQMWSIQTEKLNIRYY from the exons ATGTCAGAAGAAAAATTTGAATTACGAGTAATAACTTACATGTGTCCAACGCATCCCGTggaattatatgaattaattataaagctaCTGGAAGAAGCCTTGGATTGCCATGCGATATTACAATATGAAAGTCGTAGCCCCGGTCCGATTTCCGGACGTCCAGACCCTTTTGCAAGAGATAAAATTGATCTCG CGTTTATGACTGCAGCAGCGTACATGAACTTAAAGGAAAGTAACAATGAGTTTGCCGAGCTACTACTCGTTACACCGGTGTTCGCCCACCAGATGAATGTAGAGAATAAGCCGGGCTACTTTTCGGACGTTATCATTCACTGTGATAAAAA agCCCACAACGTAAACACTTTGTTGGATCTCAGAGGATGCACTTTTGCATGCAATGACGAACAATCTCTTAGTGGAAGCAAAATTGTTCTTAAAACACTTAAAGAAAAAGGGGAAAATGCTTCATTCTTTGGATCAGTTCTAA AATCTGGATCACATTTGGCATCGGCGCAAATGGTGTTATCTAAACAAGCTGACTGGGCAACAGTTGATTCAACAACacttctttattcaaaaaagttTATGCAGGACGGTGGAAAAGACATTATTACATTAGAAACGCTAGGACGATTGCCGCCCTACCCCATCGTGGTTAATTCAAGACTCCCAG ATAACATCAAGAATAGAATAACTAAGACTCTTCTTACTTTGCCAGACACACCAGAATGGAAAAGGAAATTTGCTAAGTTCGGTCTCATAAAGTTCCATAGTAACAATAATGGTGCTTATGATGGGCCGGCTGCACAGATGTGGTCCATCCAGACCGAAAAACtcaatattagatattattag